Below is a genomic region from Sphingomonas sp. KR3-1.
GAAGGCGCCGATCAGGGTGATGAACACCGCAATCACGCCCGCGAAGATCGGCCGCTCGATGAAGAAGCTCGAGATGCCGCTGCGCACGGGCTTCTCGCCCGTGGTTTCCTGGGGTTCACTCATGTCCGCGCTCCTCAGCGGCTGCCGGCGGGCAGCGCGGTGGAAGCTGGCGCGTCGGAGGGCGGCGCGGAGGCGGCGGCCGGGTCTTGCGCGATCTTGCCCGGCTGCGGCGTGACCTTCACGCCCGGCCGGGCGCGCTGGGTGCCGTCGATGATCACCCGGTCCTCCTTGGTGAGCCCCGAGCGGATCACGCGCAAATTGCCCCGCAACGGCCCGGTCTGCACCGGGCGCGCGGTCACCGTATTGGTCTTGTCGACGACGAAGACGATCTGGCGTGCCGCGTCGGCCATCACTGCAGTGTCCGGCACCAGCAGCGCCGGATAGGGCCGCGAGGCCTCGAGCCGGGCCGAGCCGAACATGCCGGGCTTCAGGAAGCCGCCCGGATTGGCGACGATCGCGCGGGCGCGGATCGTGCCGGCGCCGGCGTCGAGCGCATTGTCGACGAAATCGAGCGAGCCGGTGTGGCTATAGTCGCTCTCGTCCGAGAGCTTGATCTTCACCGGGGTGCCGTTCTGCGCGCCGGTGCCCTGGCGCTGATACTTGAGCAGCAGCGCTTCCGAGCCCTGGAAGACGAAATGCAGCGGATCGACCGAGACGATCGTGGTGAGCACCGTCGTGTCCGCGGCGACCGTGTTGCCGACATCGACATTGCGCTGCGAGATGCGGCCGCTCAAAGGCGCGACGACGCGGGTGAAGCCGAGATCTAGCTGGCGCGCGCGGAGGTTCGCCTGCGCGGCGGCGACCTGCGCGGCCGTCGAGCGGACCGTGGCACGGCGCTGCTCGAGCTCTTCCTGACTGGCCGCGCGCTGGGCAACCAGCGCCTCGGAACGGGCATATTCGGTCTGCGCATTGGCCATCGCGGCCTTGGCCTGCGCCACCTGCGCGGCGGCCTGGGCGACGGCGGCCTGGGCCGGGCGCGGATCGATGGTGAAGAGCAGCTGGCCCTTGCGGACGAACTGGCCGTCCTTGAACCACACGCCCTGCAGATAGCCGGTCGCGCGCGGGCGCACCTCGACATTCTGGATCGCCTCGAAGCGGCCGACAAACTCGTCCCAGTCGACCACGTCCTGCACCAGCGGCGCAGACACGGTGACGGGCGGCGCGCCCTGCTGGGGCGGCTGCGCCCCGCCACCGCCGCAGCCGGCGAGAGCAAGCGCGGCTGCGAGAGCCGGGATAAGCAGCTGGCGGTTCTTCGAGTGCATGTTCGATCCCTAAATCCGTGCCCCTGGCCGGACATCCTCCGCGGCGTCGTTGCTTGAAACGAACGACTTCCGATTTGGCCCCGCTAGGCCGCTTCCGGGAACTTGTCAACGACGGGTGACATATGTCCACATCGGTTGACTATGTTCACCGCCGTGTTAGGGAAATTGCCCATGATCCCACCGGTTCCGTCGCGGCACCGCAACGCCGTTGCGACGCGCCAGGCCATCTTGGCCTCGGCCCGCCGGCATTTCGCGCGCGAGAATTACGAGAATGTCGGCCTGCGCGAGATCGCGGGCGATGCCGGCGTCGACCCGGCGCTGGTCAGCCGCTATTTCGGCAGCAAGGAAGCCTTGTTCCGGGAGACGCTGCGCGACGACGACAAGGACATCATGGACGGTGCGACGCGCGACAATCTCGCCGCGCATTTCGCCCAGCTCTTCCTCGACAAGGGCGACGTGCCGCAGGACGAGCGCGACATCCATATCGAGCGCATCCTGACGCTGCTCCACTCGATCGGCTCGCCCAAGGCCGGGCAGATCATCCGCGAGACGATCGACGCCGACATCCTCGGCCCCGTCGCGCGCGAGATCGGCGGCGCGGATGCCGACATGCGCGCCGCCATGGCCTTTGCCGTGCTGATGGGCATGGGCATCATGCACAACACGCTCGCCGTCGATCCCAGCACGTGCAGCGACGCGGAAAGCGCGCGTTTCGAGAAGCGCCTCACCCGCATCTTCGCCGCCGCGCTGGACCCGCACGAAGACGGATGACCGCGCCGCCGGTCCGCAAGATCATCCATGTCGACATGGATGCCTTCTACGCGTCGGTGGAGCAGCGCGACGATCCCGCGCTGAAGGGCAGGCCAGTCGCGGTCGGCTATGCCGCGGCGCGCGGCGTGGTCGCGGCGGCGAGCTATGAGGCGCGCAAGTTCGGGGTGCGCTCCGCCTTGCCTTCGGTCACCGCGATGCGGCGCTGCCCTGAGCTCGTCTTCGTCAAGCCGCGGTTCGAGGTCTATCGCGCGGTCTCGAAGCAGATTCACGCGATCTTCGCCGACTACACCCCGATCATCCAGCCGCTCTCGCTCGACGAGGCCTATCTCGACGTCACCGCGAACCTGCGCGGGATCGAGACCGCCTGGGCCACCGCCAAGGAGATCCGGGCGCGCATCCTCGCGGAGACCGGGCTCACCGCCTCGGCCGGCATCTCGTACAACAAGTTCCTCGCCAAGCTCGCCTCGGACCAGCGCAAGCCCAACGGCCAGTTCGCGGTGACGCCCGACATGGGTGCCGCCTGGGTCGAGACGCTGCCGGTCAAGCGCTTCCACGGCGTCGGCCCGGTGACGGCGAAGAAGATGGAGGGCCTCGGCATCGAGACCGGCGCCGATCTGCGTGCCAAGCCGATCGAATTCCTCCGCGCCCATTTCGGCAGCTCGGCCGACTGGTATTACGCGATCGCCCGTGGCGAGGACGACCGCCCGGTCGATGCCGAGCGCATCCGCAAGTCCTCGGGCTCGGAGACCACCTTCGACCGCGACCTGACCGAGCCGGCCGAGATCGAGGCCGGCGTGCTCGAGATGGCCGAGGAAGTCTGGACCTGGTGCGAAAAGGCGCAGGAATTCGGCCGCACCGTCACGGTGAAGATCAAATATGGCGACTTCCAGATCATCACCCGAAGCCGCAGCCTCACCGCCGGGCTGGTGGACCGCCGCGAGGCGCTGCACGAGATGAGCCTGTCGCTGATCCGCTCGGTGCTGCCGACGCCCAAGGGGATAAGGCTGGTCGGAGTGACGGTGTCGAACTTCGAGGAGCGGCTGGGGGAGGAATTGCCGTTCTAGAAAAGACGGGAGCGTCCCGCCACGGCGGAACGCTCCCGAACGGGATTTACCGCACCGAGAGCTCGGTGAGGATCACGTCGCTGCCATTGGAGACATCGACCACCAGCTTGAAAGCTTCCGCTTCTGCCGGCGCCACGAACGGCAGCATGAGCGGCTGCCAGCTGGACCCGAACTCGCTTTCCGGCCCCGCGAAGACGTCGATCGAATCGAACGAACTGCTCTCGCCGAAGCGGAAGAATTCGACGCGAATGACGATCACCGCGGCGCTGTTTCCGGCCTTGATGAAGCCCCGGAGCAGGTTGAGGCTGTCGCGCTTGATCGATGCTGCCGCCGATCGCGCCAGCACTTCGCCGAAGCCGCTGCCGCCGGTGAGGCGAAGCGCGGAGCCGATGGCAAGACCGTCCACGCTCGGCAGGTCGCTCGCCTCCCGGCCGAACTGGCTGCCCGACCCGCTCACCGTGAAGCTCCAGCCGCCGCCGCTGCCGGAACTGGTCTGCGGATAGCTCGCCACGGTCCGTCCGCAACGGTCGATCCTGCCGGCCAACAGGTCGGCGCCGTCGTCAAGCAGCCAGGTGTCGACCGTCTCGCCTTCCGAATCCACGGTCCGCATCCGGCAGTTGCGGAAATGCGCCTGCACGCCGCGCACCAGCGGCACATAGCTCGCGCCCGAAAAGGCCACCGGCACTTCGACAAGGTCGCAATTGTCGAAGTCGCAGACGAACGACGGGTTCGGCTGATGGTCGCCCGCCGGCCCGTCCACCGCCGTCACCATCGAATCCGCCCCGCTTTGCGCATGATGGGTATAGGGGAACAGGATCGGACTGTTCGCGATCGAGAAGCCGCCGCGGGCATCCGGCCCGACCTCGAGATAGGCGCGGCTGGCGGTGTTGATGCCGTTGTTCGAAATCGCATCGAGGTGCAGATGCCCGTTGGTATCGACATAGCTCGGCACCGTCGTTTCGATCACCGCGCCGAGGATCGCGAGACGGCCGGCATGGACAGCGGCGAGGAACCCACCGCCCCCGCCCTGGACATGTTCGATCGTGCCGCCAATCAGCGTCAGTTCCGAACCCGGATCGGTCACTGCCACGGCATAGGTCTGGCTGGTATCATAGCCGGACCAGTCGTCGCTTTCGCTGTGGATGCGGCCGCCCAGCACCGTCACCTTGCCGTTCGGCTGGCGCATGTTGAGGCCCTTGGGGCAATAGACGATGCGCGGATTGGTATAGACCAGCTCGGAAAGCGGGGCGTTGATCGCCTCGTCGTCCGGCCGCGTCGCCGTCTGGCCGTAAATCTCTCCCTGGCTTGGCAGCGCGCCGATGCACAGGCCGAGATCGAAGCCGTGGATCATCAGGTCGTTGACGTCGAGATAGCCGGGATAGTGCTGGTCCTCGCCGCGCGGGTCGCCCGGCAACGCATTGGTGTAGTGATGGACGCCGGCCTCGTAATTGCCACGCGACTCGTTGGCACAGACCACCTTCATGCCATTGTACCAGCCGAGGCCGCCACGTAGATCGACACAGCTCGCCAGCGTCGTCGTGGACAGGCCGTAAAGGATCGAATGGGCGAACTCGTGATTGGCGCCCTCGACGTCGAACCGGATCTGGGTGACGCCATATCCGCCATAGGGCCAGCGCGTCTGGTACCTTCCGGTCAGGCCGCCACCGCCCAGGGCGCCCAGCACCGAATTCAGTGCAGCGGTGTCGTCCGAGCCGGTACCCGTCGCGCCGAACCATTTGACGCTGAGGCAGGAATTCTCATCCCGCGACCAGCGCCCCGCGCCGCCTTCGTCGGCCTCGAAGACGGTGCCGCCATCTTCGGTCGTCGTCGCGGCCGAATCCCAGCCGAACAAACCGCCACGCTCCGGCGCCAGCACCAGCGCGGCATCGCCGTCCGCTAGCGAGGCCTTGGTCAGGGCCTGCATGGCCCCGATCGTTTCCACCGTGAATACGCTCATACATGTTCTCCCAAATCCTCATTCCGCCGACTCGGCGACAATGAGAACATTTGGAGAACATTCGAAATCCTACATTGCAAGCGCGATCAGTTTCCCGGCCGATACACCCGCTCGACATGCCCCTTGAGATCCTCGGGGTAGAAATACACCGGCCGCAGATCGCCCGCCGCATAGCGCCCGGCCTGGTCGGCGAAGTGCTTCGCGTCCGGATGCCCGCTCTCGCCGCCGGCGGTGACCGCCCAGGCCTTCACCTTCGGCCCGAACTCCACCATCGCGACGAAGCTGTTGCCGCTGGTGCCGTAGTATCGCCGGGTCCCCGGCCAGCGCTTGGCGCCGAACGAGGCGAGCGAGCCCCATTGCGCCGAAGTGAAGGGCACCGCGATGCTCGGCTTGGCGTCGTCGAACTTCTGGACGATCCCGCCGTCGTTGCGCTGGAAGCGGTTGATCTCGCCCCAGGGCACCTGCCAGCTGCCGAAGTCCTGGGTGAGCCGGTCGATCGCTGAGGCAAGCGCGTCGATCCGCTGCGCGTCGCTGGCCCGCTCGGCCATATAGTCCCATACCGACAGCCCGGCATCCTTGGCCGGCTGGGCCGAAGGCGCCCAGAGCGCCTCGCCCCAGAACACCGCCAGCGACGTCGCGGTCGACTCCGCGCCCCAGCGGCGGTCCCAGCCCCTGAGCAGCGCCACCGGTTCGGCAAGCTTCGCCTTGCGCGCATCGCCTTCGGGCAGCTCCTCCCAAGTGCGCACCAAACCGGGCAGCAGCCGGTCGAAGGCGGGCAGGAAGCTGTCATAGGCCGCCTGCCGCAACGTCTCGGGCGTGAAGTCGGCGCGCGCGTTAAGCACCTTGAGCGCATGGATCCCGCGCGGGCTCTCGCCGGCTTGGTCGAAATAGCGGGGGAAGTCCGCCGCCTTGGGGCTGTCGGCGCCCGCCGCGGTCCAGGGCCAGTTGTTCGAATTGAACGCCCAGCCATTTTTCGGGTTCACCGCCTGGGGCAGGCTGGCGAGGCTGTGCAGCCCCTTCCAGTCAGTCGCCGGATCGCTGCCGTCCACGGGCTTGCGATAATCGAAGCGATCGTCGCGCACCGGCATGAACTGCGGCATCAGGAACGCGATCTCGCCCCTCGAGTCCGCGAACAGCGTGTTGTTAGAGCTGTTGGCCTTGAGCTCCGCCACCTTGAGGAAGCTCGCATAGTCGTGCGTCTTGGTGCGGAGAAAACTCTGCTGCAGTGCCTCGACCGGCTTGTTCATCAGCGCGACCGCGATCCACTTCCCGTCCGCTACGCGCACGATCGGGCCGTGATGCGTCGCATAGGTGCGGAAGCTGCGCTGTGCCTGGCTGCCATCCGCCGCGCGATAGGAGAGCGTGATCGGCCTGACCGTCACCGGCCGCGTCTCGCTGCCATAATGATAGCCGAAGACCGTGCCCTGCACGTTGCTGACGATGTCTTCCGCGAACTCGTCGACATTGTCGACGCCGCTCGAGGTGTGCATCCAGCCCGCCTGGGCGTTGAAGCCCTGGTAGATGAAGAACTGCCCCCAGGTCGCCGCGCCATAGGCGTCGAGCCCCTCGCCGCTCGTCACTTGCTGCTCGGCGCGGAAGAAGAAGCTGGTGTGCGGGTTGATCAGCAGCAGCGCATGGCCGTCACGGGTGTGGCTGGGGGCGATCGCGATGCCGTTCGAGCCCTTGGGCTCCTTGAAGACCAGACCCTTCTCGGCCTCGGTCATCGCCAGCTTCTGCTTGCCGTAGAACGCCTCGAGCTGGCTGAGCGGCACCCGCTCGATGTCGCCGCCGATGCTGCCTTCGGAGAAGCTCAGCGCCATCCACGGCTCGAACCGGGTGAGCACCCGCGGCTTTACCTCCGGATGCGTGGCGAGATAATAGTTCAGCCCGTCCGCCCAGGCGTCCATCAGCGTGCGCAGCCAGGCCGGGCTCTTCGCATAGTCGGCCTTCAGCACCTCGGGATCGACGAACAGCCGCTGGCGAAGATCCTGCCAGATCGCGCCCTCGCCCTCCGCCTCGGCAAGCCGGCCCAGACTCACCAGATAGTTGGTCTCGACGCGGTTGAAGTCGTCCTCTGCCTGGGCATAGATCATCCCGAACACCGCATCGGCATCGGTCGCGCCCCGGATATGCGCCACGCCCCAGTCGTCGCGCGTGATCGTCACCCGCGCCGCTTCCGCCTTCCACCGGGCAGCGTCGGGTTGCGCATGGGCGCCGGCAACGAGCGAGGGGGAGGCGAGCAGCGCGGCGGCGAGGAGCAGGCGAGTCATGCCCGCATCCTATCCGCAGTTTGGCTCAGTCCGGAATCGTTTCGATACCGAGTATCTCGATCGCCTGCGGCCTTCCGCCGAAATCGACCTTCTCGCCTTCCTCCGCGCCGATCAGCGCCTGGGCGAGCGGCGCCTGGAAGGCGAGCCGGTCCGCCGAAGGATCCGCCTCGTCATGGCCGACCAGGTCGATCACCCGCTCCCTGCCGTTCATGCGGATGCGCACGCGCGATCCGATGCCGACGACGCCGTCCTCGGGCACCGGCGCGATCTGCGCAGTGGTACGGCGGGTGTTCCAGTAGCGCAGCTCGCGCTTGAGGACTTCGCGCGGCTCGTCCTCGCCCTCGGCGGCGACCGCGGCCTCGAGTTCGACGACCTTCGCCTCGATCAGCGCCAGCCCGCGCCGCGTGACCAGATTGGCCCCGGCCGGCAACGGCAGCTCGAACTTGGGTTCCTTGTGTTCCTCGTCACTCTCGCGACGGAAGGCGACGCTCATTGTCCGGGCAGTTCCTGGATGCTCGACGAGACCTTCCAAAGATCGAGCGCGCCATCGGTTGCATGCCGATCGATCTCGGCCAGCTCCGCGGCGCTGAAATCGAGATTGTTCACCGCGTCCAGCGAGTTGTCGAGCTGCTCGACGGTGCGCGCGCCGATAAGCGCCGAGGTGACGCGCGGATCGCGCAGCACCCAGGCGATCGCCATCTGCGCCAGCGTCTGCCCGCGCGTCTGCGCGATCGCGTGGAGCGCGCGGATGCGTGCGATATTCTCGTCCGACAGCAGCCCTTGGTTCAGCGAGCCGCCCTTGGCGGCGCGCGCATCCCCGGGCACGCCGCCCAGATATTTGTTGGTCAGCATGCCCTGCGCCAGTGGCGAGAAGGCGATGCAGCCGGTGCCGAGCTCGCCCAGCGTGTCGAGCAGCTCGCCCTCCACCCAGCGGTTGAGCATCGAATAGCTCGGCTGGTGGATCAGTAGCGGCACCTTGTGCTCGGCCAGGATCGCGGCGGCCTGCCGCGTCAGCTCAGGCGAATAGCTGGAGATGCCGACATAGAGCGCCTTGCCTTGGCGGTGGAGCTGCGCGAGCGCGCCCATCGTCTCTTCGAGCGGAGTCCTGGGGTCGACGCGGTGCGAATAGAAGATGTCGACATAGTCGAGCCCCATACGCCTGAGGCTCTGGTCGCACGAGGCGACCAGATACTTTTTCGATCCGCCGACATCGCCATACGGGCCCGGCCACATGTCCCAGCCGGCCTTGGTCGAGATCACCAGCTCGTCGCGGTGCTGCGCGAAGTCGCTCGCCAGCACGCGGCCGAAATTCTCCTCGGCCGAGCCATAGGGCGGGCCGTAATTGTTCGCGAGGTCGAAGTGCGTCACGCCGCGGTCGAATGCCCGGCGCAGCATCGCGCGACCGGTCTCGAACACGTCCTCGCCGCCGAAATTCTGCCACAGCCCCAGCGAGATCGCCGGCAGGTCGAGTCCCGAGCGGGCGCAGCGGCGATAGGGCATGCGCCCGTCATAGCGGGCGGGGTCGGCGTGCCAGGGTCTGGGGATCGGCATTTGTCTCTCCTTGGGGGAGCCCTGCGCTCTATCGCGCGCCGGCGCCCGCGTCACCCTGGGAAGCGCACGGGCGATCGCCACCAGAACGGTTCCACTTGATTGACAGTCGTTACGGCCGATGAGACTTTCGAGGCAATGACTTTGGTAAGCATCGCCTTGCTGGCTAAATGGTCCATTCTCGGCTGGTTCGCCGCGCTGTTGTTACTTGTAGCTTACAGGATCATGACAGATAAAATCGTGATCGACTGCATTACCTGCAACCCCGGTAGCCGCAGCTTCAGCTTCCACCGGGGGCAATTGTTACTCATCACGATCTGCTTTGCAGCCATCTATGTGCTGATCGCGCTGAGCCAGCCCGTGGGCAAGGGGTTGCCGGACATTCCGACACCACTCCTCGCCGCACTGCTGGGCAGCCATATCGCATTCATCGGAGGGAAGCTGCTGAGCCGATAGAAACCGGGGGGAAGAGCCATGATAACTGGGTTCTGGGGATATATTTCGGCGGGCGTGGCCATCACCATCATGGTGTTGATCGCCGGCTTCGCGATCAAGATTCTGTGGGATCTCTTTAAAGGCAAAATCGATCTTGCCTATCTTCTGTCAGAGCCTGCCGATCCCCATGCGCAAATGACCGCGCAGGCGCTGGGCCAGAAGCCCGAGCCGCCTGAAAAACCCAAGGCGAGCATGGCGCGCCTTCAGCTGCTGATCTTCACCTTCGTGATCGCCGGCATCTATCTCGTGCTCTGCCTCGAATCGGGCAGCTTCGTGGAAATTCCCGAGCATGCCCTGTGGTTGCTCGGCATCAGCGGTGGCACCTACGCGGCCTCGAAGACGATCAAGGCGGCCGGCGACAGCAAGAGCGCGGATGCCGCGATCGAGGTGTCGAAGAATATCGGCACGACCGGCACGACCACGACCGTCACCTCCAATCCGAACACCACCACAAATCCAAGCACCACCACCGATCCGAATACCACCACCGGAACGCAGGACTGATCGATGGGCAAGGGACGCAGTGCCACGCTCTTTCTGGGCGCGGCCGCTCCGCTGGTGATCACAGCCGCAAGCGGAATCTCCACGTCGAAACCCTCGGCACCGCCGCCATCGAAGCGGATTGTCGTCGCGCAACCGACAGTGCCACCAACGGGCGCGAGCGTTCCGATGGTTAGCGACATGGACCTGAAGACCTGCCTTCAGCGCTATGCCATCGACCTGCCCTTCGTCCGCGGCGACGATGCCGCGACGACCCAGCGGATCGTCTGCCGGCGTGGCTATATCCTCTCCTACAACAGCGCCACCCACAGCCCGGACTGGGTGATGGAGCGCCTCTCCGCCGCCGAGCTGCGCGGCCCGGCCAAGCGCAAGGACAATTTCAAGGAAGACCCGCTGCTCGGCACGGTCGATGCGGACGACACCGACTATGTCCCCCGCCTCTACGACCGCGGCCACCAAGCCCCTGCGGCGGACGCCGCGTTCGACCAGAACGTCAACGACCAGAGCTTCTTCTTCTCCAACATGTCGCCCCAGGTCGGCATCGGCTTCAACCGCGGCATCTGGCGCGTGCTCGAGGACACGGTCCGCGGCTGGGTGCTGTGCGGTGGGCATGACGAGCTCTACGTCATCACCGGCCCGATCTACGAGAACCCCAAGGGCGTGATCGGCCATGACAAGGTCGTCGTGCCCGGCAGCTTCTACAAGATCGTCTACGATCCCAAGGCAGTGCGCGTCGTCGGCTTCGTGCTGCCCAACGTCAAGATCGGCTCGCGCTTCGACAATCCGCAGCAATATGTGAAGTCGATCGCCGACATCGAGACCGACACGGGCATCGACTTCTTCAAGAGCTGGCCGCTGCGCCAGCAACAACTCCTCGAGACCGGGCCGGGCACCGCCTGGGGCCGGGCGGAGAAATGCGACGGCGCAGCGGGGGCGGACTGAGCCAGGCCGTCACCCCGGCGAAAGCCGGGACCTCAGGCGATGGCGGCTCGCGGCATGCGATCCCGGCTTTCGCCGGCATGACGACTATATCGTCAGACCGTGAAGCTCTCGCCGCAGCCGCAGCTGCCCTTGGCATTGGGGTTCTGGAAGGTGAAGCCGGCGGTGAAGTCGTCCTCGACCCAGTCCATCGTCGAGCCGATCAGGTACAGAATCGAGCTGCCGTCGACATAGAAAGTGCCACCCGGCGTCTCGATCTTCTCGTCGAACGGCTTGGCCTCGGTGACGTAGTCGACCGAATAGGCCAGCCCCGAACAGCCGCGCCGCGGCGTCGACAGCTTGACTCCCACCGCGTCCGCGGGCGCCTTGGCCATCAGATCGGCGATGCGCTGCTCGGCGGCCGGCGTCAGGATCAGCGCGGCGGGGCGAATGCGGGTCGTGGCGTTCATCACAGCATCCCCAGTTCGAGCTTGGCCTCGTCGCTCATCTTCTGCGGGTCCCAGGGCGGATCCCAGACGAGATTGACTTCGGCATGGCCGATCCCCGGCACCGAGCCGACGCGCAGCTCGACTTCGCCGGGCATCGATTCCGCCACCGGACAATGCGGCGTGGTCAGCGTCATCTGCACCGCGGCATGGCCGTCGGCGGTGATGTCGACGCCGTAGATCAGGCCGAGATCGTAGATGTTCACCGGGATCTCGGGATCGTAGATCTCCTTGAGCGCGGTGATCACTGCCTCATAGAGCTCGCCGCCCGGCTCGGTGCCCGACAGCGCCTGCGGCTTTTGCGAGAGGAAACCCGAGAGATAGTCGCGCTTGCGCTCGAACGTCTCCGCCACCCCTTCAACCGCATCATCGACGCGCGCCTTGGGCGGGGCCGCCACGGCCTCCACTTCCTCGACTTCAATCTTACGCTCTTCGTTCATCCGAAGATCCTTGTGACCCGTTCTATTCCAGCGACCAGCGCAGCGATGTCGTCCGCGCCATTGTACACCCCGAAGCTCGCCCGCGCCGTCGCCGGCACGCCGAGCGCGTCCATCAGCGGCTGGGCGCAGTGGTGCCCGGCGCGGATCGCGACATTGCCTTCATCCAATATGGTGGCGACGTCGTGCGGGTGCACCCCCTCCACCGCGAAACTGACGATGCCGGCGCTGTCGGCGGGGCCGAACAGCCGGACCGAATTGAGCTGCGTCAGCGCCTCGCGTGCCTGGGTGACCAAGGCCGCCTCATGCGCGTGGATGCGCTCGAGCCCGATGCCGTCGACATAATCGATCGCCGCATGCAGTGCGACCACGCCGACGATGTGCGGCGTCCCCGCCTCGAACCGGCCCGGAGGCGGCGCAAAGGTGGTCTTCGCAAAGGTCACCCGGTCGATCATCGAGCCGCCGCCCTGATAGGGCGGCATCGCGTCGAGCAATTCGTAGCGGCCCCAGAGCACGCCGATCCCGGTCGGCCCGTAGAGCTTGTGCCCCGACATCACATAGAAGTCGCAGCCGATCTCGGCGACGTCGACGGGCATGCGCGGCACCGCCTGGCAGCCGTCGAGCAGGATCTTGGCGCCGACATTGTGCGCCAGCTCGGTCGCGCGCTTGGCGTCGAGCACCGAGCCGAGCACGTTCGAGACATGCGCAAGCGCGACCAGCTTGTGCCGCTCGGTGAGCATTGCCGCCATCGCGTCGAGGTCGATGCGCTGGTCGGCGGTGAGCGGCACCACGTCGATCTCGGCGCCGACCTTCTCCGCGATCATCTGCCAGGGCACGATGTTCGAATGATGCTCGAGCGTCGAGAGCAGGATGCGGTCGCCGGCCTTGAGCTGGGTCCCGGCCCAGCACTGCGCAACCAGGTTGATCCCCTCGGTCGC
It encodes:
- a CDS encoding cysteine desulfurase; this translates as MSVAIDTRPLDLLADFPAIPAGWHYLDTAATSQKPQPVLDAINRAYGETYATVHRGVYQRSADMTLAYEAARKRVARFLGGKEAEVVFVRGATEGINLVAQCWAGTQLKAGDRILLSTLEHHSNIVPWQMIAEKVGAEIDVVPLTADQRIDLDAMAAMLTERHKLVALAHVSNVLGSVLDAKRATELAHNVGAKILLDGCQAVPRMPVDVAEIGCDFYVMSGHKLYGPTGIGVLWGRYELLDAMPPYQGGGSMIDRVTFAKTTFAPPPGRFEAGTPHIVGVVALHAAIDYVDGIGLERIHAHEAALVTQAREALTQLNSVRLFGPADSAGIVSFAVEGVHPHDVATILDEGNVAIRAGHHCAQPLMDALGVPATARASFGVYNGADDIAALVAGIERVTRIFG